Proteins encoded together in one Deltaproteobacteria bacterium window:
- a CDS encoding SpoIID/LytB domain-containing protein, with protein MVRILPMKPVVRSFCFSLLIIPTIRVAVLKEIPKITIQGDKLWAKTQSQESPEEIESPAKIQATPHGFKIGNIFYQDSTLQIGSEEEILQVGEKKFKGELEIQRTAHNKLLILNQLPMEDYLVGLVHGEISASWPMEAIKAQVVAARTYAMRQQKEQSPGKQNYDLESNTDDQVYIGSLGKTEDRTVEQAVKATEGEILWNNGFYPAYFHSCCGGETETVERVWGKKEISSSIVDKFCEQCPYNSWELHLSQRELLDLLKSHGLEGRRIKSITAEKYETSPRNAIIIIETDQMSLFLGATEFRRIVGHKDLKSTWFDIQTTPREIIFKGKGFGHGVGLCQWGVKEMASSGKNYHEILDFYYPRAQIRKIY; from the coding sequence ATGGTACGCATTCTGCCCATGAAACCTGTGGTGCGCTCTTTTTGTTTCTCCCTCCTTATAATACCCACCATCCGTGTTGCCGTCTTGAAGGAAATCCCCAAAATCACCATTCAAGGAGACAAACTTTGGGCTAAAACCCAGTCTCAAGAGTCTCCCGAAGAAATTGAGAGTCCCGCAAAAATCCAAGCCACTCCTCACGGTTTTAAAATAGGAAATATTTTTTATCAAGATTCCACTCTTCAAATTGGAAGTGAAGAAGAAATTCTCCAAGTCGGAGAAAAAAAATTCAAAGGGGAATTGGAAATTCAGCGAACGGCTCACAACAAACTTTTGATTCTCAACCAACTTCCCATGGAGGATTATTTGGTGGGATTGGTGCACGGAGAAATTTCTGCTTCTTGGCCGATGGAGGCGATCAAGGCGCAAGTGGTCGCCGCCAGAACGTATGCCATGCGTCAACAAAAAGAACAGAGTCCCGGAAAACAAAATTATGATTTGGAATCCAACACCGATGACCAAGTTTACATCGGCTCTCTGGGAAAAACCGAAGACAGAACTGTGGAACAGGCGGTGAAAGCCACCGAGGGAGAAATACTTTGGAACAACGGTTTCTATCCGGCGTATTTTCACAGTTGTTGCGGCGGCGAAACGGAAACGGTTGAAAGAGTTTGGGGCAAAAAAGAAATTTCCTCTTCCATCGTCGATAAATTTTGCGAACAGTGTCCCTACAACAGTTGGGAGTTGCATCTCTCCCAGCGAGAACTGCTGGACCTTTTAAAAAGTCACGGGCTGGAGGGGAGGCGGATCAAATCAATCACCGCCGAAAAATATGAAACGTCACCACGCAACGCCATCATCATCATCGAAACAGATCAGATGTCTCTTTTTTTGGGCGCCACCGAATTTCGCCGCATTGTCGGACACAAAGATTTGAAGAGTACATGGTTTGATATTCAAACCACCCCGCGGGAAATTATTTTCAAAGGAAAGGGATTCGGGCACGGCGTGGGCCTTTGCCAATGGGGAGTCAAAGAGATGGCCTCTTCCGGAAAAAACTATCATGAAATCCTCGATTTTTATTACCCCAGAGCCCAAATCCGGAAAATCTATTGA